AAAAATTGTCTTTAATATCCGCAGCGGTGAAGTTGCCGTACTCAAAGTCGGCACACTGCGCCAAGGCGATTGGTATCCCTATCAGTCCGATCGATAATTTGGTTTGTTTAGCCCATTTTCTCCATATCTTAATTTTAGGAGGGATCAATCCGGGGCCGGCAAGACCAAGATCGGCGAACTTTTATGCAAAGAGGGCTATATCACCAGCACCCATCTCCAAGATGCCCTGAACCATCAAAAAAAGAACAACGGCCGGCTGGGTAGCATTCTGATAAAACTTGGATATATCGATCGAAGATGTGCTGGCGGAGATGCAATTTGCCTCGTAAAAAAGCCGATGTTCTTTACCCGCAGAAACCCGATTAAAATTTTGACACATTGGCGGCAAAAGCCGGATCTCGCAGGAGCCTTCTGGCAAACGTCAAGTATTTCGTTACGATGGCCCTGACGGCAAGCTGCAATGCATACGGTCGTACCGGTTTTTCCAGCAAATAGTTAACATCTGAAGAAATACACATGTTGACGATATCGTTGCTGGCGCTCCCGGTAATGATGATCGTGTCTTCATAAACTGCGGGAAACTTCTCCTGGATGGAATCGAGAAAACAAAACCCGCTTTTTCCGCCCAGAAATACATCGATTACAAAAATCCCGACGCCAACTTCACAGCTAAGACAATATGATATGGCCTCGTCAACATCGG
The genomic region above belongs to Candidatus Desulfatibia profunda and contains:
- a CDS encoding response regulator, producing the protein MSDELNVIIVDDDPSVCEVLTEIIKKFYTWGDVIGFTDVDEAISYCLSCEVGVGIFVIDVFLGGKSGFCFLDSIQEKFPAVYEDTIIITGSASNDIVNMCISSDVNYLLEKPVRPYALQLAVRAIVTKYLTFARRLLRDPAFAANVSKF